From the genome of Streptomyces ficellus:
GGGGCTGAGTGCGGAGGGCGACCGCGGGGCACGCGCGTACCTGAAGGCGCACGAGGCGGCGATCGTCCTCGTCGAGTGCGGGGACGTGGCGGAGCCGTACGACATCGACACGGTGGACGACCTGGCACACCTGGAGTGAACGGCGTGGCACTCAGCGCCATGTTCTGTCGACCCAGAGAATCTCGACATCAACAAACCATTGAACTTCCACCATGAGGAAACTAGTATCCACTGTTCAGAAGCACCCGATCGTCAGAAGGCGCCCGTGACCGTATCTCGGCTCCCACGGCACTCAGTGCCGCGCGTGAATGCCCGGCGGCCGCTGCACGCGCCGTGCCACAGTCCCCGCTGAAGGAAGTGACAGCTCATGTCCGCACCAGCGCCGTCCCCGCTGGCCATCGTCGAAGCCGAGCCCCTGCCCCGGCAGGACGAGGTCCTCACCGACGCGGCCCTGGCCTTCGTGGCCGAGCTGCACCGGCGCTTCACGCCCCGGCGTGACGAGCTCCTCACCCGCCGCGCCGAGCGCCGAGCCGAGATCGCCCGCACCAGCACCCTCGACTTCCTCCCGGAGACCGCACAGCTCCGCGAGGACGACAGCTGGAAGGTCGCGCCGGCCCCGGCCGCGCTGAACGACCGCCGTGTCGAGATCACCGGCCCCACCGACCGCAAGATGACCATCAACGCCCTGAACTCGGGCGCCAAGGTCTGGCTCGCAGACTTCGAAGACGCGTCCGCCCCCACCTGGGAGAACGTCGTCCTCGGCCAGCTCAACCTGATCGACGCCTACGAGCGCAGGATCGACTTCACCGACCCGCGCACCCAGAAGTCGTACGCCCTCAAGCCCGCCTCCGAGCTGGCGACGGTCGTCATGCGCCCGCGCGGCTGGCACCTGGAGGAGCGCCACCTGCGCTTCGACGGCCGCCCCGTCCCCGGAGCCCTCGTCGACTTCGGCCTGTACTTCTTCCACAACGCCCAGCGCCTCATCGACCTGGGCAAGGGCCCCTACTTCTACCTCCCGAAGACGGAGTCGCACCTGGAGGCCCGCCTCTGGAACGACATCTTCGTCTTCGCCCAGGACTACGTCGGCATCCCGCAGGGCACCGTCCGCGCCACCGTCCTGATCGAGACGATCACCGCCGCGTACGAGATGGAGGAGATCCTCTACGAGCTGCGCGACCACGCCTCCGGCCTGAACGCCGGCCGCTGGGACTACCTGTTCTCCATCGTCAAGAACTTCCGTGACGGCGGGTCCAAGTTCGTCCTGCCGGACCGCAACGCGGTGACGATGACGGCGCCGTTCATGCGCGCGTACACCGAACTGCTGGTCCGCACCTGCCACAAGCGCGGCGCCCACGCGATCGGCGGCATGGCGGCCTTCATCCCGTCCCGCAAGGACGCCGAGGTGAACAAGGTCGCCTTCGAGAAGGTCAAGGCCGACAAGGACCGCGAGGCCGGCGACGGCTTCGACGGCTCCTGGGTCGCCCACCCCGACCTGGTCCCGATCGCGATGGCCTCCTTCGACGCGGTGCTGGGCGACAAGCCCCACCAGAAGGACCGCCTCCGCGAGGACGTCTCCGTCGCGCCCGGCGACCTGATCGCCATCGACTCGCTCGACGCCAGGCCGACGTACGACGGCCTGCGCAACGCCGTTCAGGTGGGCATCCGTTACATCGAGGCGTGGCTGCGCGGCCTGGGCGCCGTCGCCATCTTCAACCTGATGGAGGACGCCGCCACCGCCGAGATCTCCCGCTCCCAGATCTGGCAGTGGATCAACGCGGGCGTCGTCTTCGAGAACGGCGAGCGGGCCACCGCGGACCTGGCCCGCCAGGTGGCGGCCGAGGAGCTGGCCGCCGTCCGCGCCGAGATCGGCGAGGAGGCCTTCGCGGCCGGCACGTGGCAGCAGGCGCACGACCTGCTCCTGAAGGTCTCGCTCGACGCCGACTACGCGGACTTCCTCACGCTGCCCGCGTACGAGCAGCTCGTGCGCTGACCGCGTTCCCCACCCGAGGACCGCTCCGCCCCCTGGCGTCGCACTGCGCCGGGGGGCGGAGTCGTGCCCGGACCGCTGCCCGAATTCGGGGCGACCCGACCCGGTCAGGGAATGACGACGGTCC
Proteins encoded in this window:
- the aceB gene encoding malate synthase A; this translates as MSAPAPSPLAIVEAEPLPRQDEVLTDAALAFVAELHRRFTPRRDELLTRRAERRAEIARTSTLDFLPETAQLREDDSWKVAPAPAALNDRRVEITGPTDRKMTINALNSGAKVWLADFEDASAPTWENVVLGQLNLIDAYERRIDFTDPRTQKSYALKPASELATVVMRPRGWHLEERHLRFDGRPVPGALVDFGLYFFHNAQRLIDLGKGPYFYLPKTESHLEARLWNDIFVFAQDYVGIPQGTVRATVLIETITAAYEMEEILYELRDHASGLNAGRWDYLFSIVKNFRDGGSKFVLPDRNAVTMTAPFMRAYTELLVRTCHKRGAHAIGGMAAFIPSRKDAEVNKVAFEKVKADKDREAGDGFDGSWVAHPDLVPIAMASFDAVLGDKPHQKDRLREDVSVAPGDLIAIDSLDARPTYDGLRNAVQVGIRYIEAWLRGLGAVAIFNLMEDAATAEISRSQIWQWINAGVVFENGERATADLARQVAAEELAAVRAEIGEEAFAAGTWQQAHDLLLKVSLDADYADFLTLPAYEQLVR